A single Gemmatimonadota bacterium DNA region contains:
- a CDS encoding DUF1295 domain-containing protein has translation MLGGLALALGLLTLVWVGSVARKDASLVDRFWGLGFVVLAAYYWNTALEPPADARVVRNLTLGLVGLWGLRLSGYLTWRNWGHGEDYRYQSMRRAGGPRFWWGNLFTVHYLQAVIMWFVSLPLLAMFQGRASLGQPMVWLGLGLFAVGFFFEAAGDWQLTTFRANPANRGRVLDSGVWRYTRHPNYFGDACLWWGFYCLAVAAGGAWTGLSALVMTALLLKVSGVVLLEKKLIETKPQYREYVARTSSFIPWPPKR, from the coding sequence ATGCTCGGCGGGTTGGCCCTTGCCCTCGGGCTTCTGACTCTGGTGTGGGTTGGCAGCGTGGCACGGAAGGATGCCAGTTTGGTCGATCGGTTCTGGGGCCTCGGCTTCGTGGTGCTGGCCGCGTACTACTGGAACACCGCTCTGGAACCGCCGGCCGACGCCCGGGTGGTCCGGAACCTGACGCTTGGACTCGTCGGCCTCTGGGGGCTCCGCCTCTCCGGGTACCTCACCTGGCGGAACTGGGGCCACGGCGAGGATTATCGGTACCAGTCGATGCGCCGGGCGGGCGGACCCCGATTCTGGTGGGGCAACCTGTTCACGGTGCACTATCTCCAGGCCGTGATCATGTGGTTCGTGTCGTTGCCCCTGCTCGCAATGTTCCAGGGCCGGGCGTCCCTCGGGCAGCCGATGGTCTGGCTTGGGCTCGGCCTGTTTGCCGTCGGGTTCTTCTTCGAGGCCGCCGGCGACTGGCAGTTGACCACGTTTCGGGCCAACCCGGCCAATCGCGGCCGAGTCCTCGACTCCGGGGTGTGGCGGTACACACGGCACCCCAACTACTTCGGTGATGCCTGTCTCTGGTGGGGCTTCTACTGCCTCGCGGTGGCGGCGGGAGGCGCCTGGACCGGGTTGAGCGCTCTGGTGATGACGGCCCTGTTGCTGAAGGTGTCCGGTGTTGTGTTGTTGGAAAAGAAATTGATCGAGACCAAACCCCAATACCGGGAGTACGTCGCTCGGACCAGCTCCTTTATTCCCTGGCCCCCCAAGCGATGA
- a CDS encoding nucleoside triphosphate pyrophosphohydrolase, with protein sequence MQEKSALERAMAMVVDLRARCAWDRVQTRETLRPYLIEEVHELDSAIGERDPDAIRREVGDFLLHLAWQLVLAEELGEFTAEQVGADVETKMKRRHPHLFDLGPKEPWELLKKREGSRGVLKGLPASLPDLLLAYRLGERAAAIGFDWPDTRGPIDKVREELAEVEEALSAGDPAALDHELGDLLFSVVNLARKAGVVPGPALDRANTRFRSRFEGVEELAEARGLDPSTAGLAALDELWNEAKRRERGGK encoded by the coding sequence ATGCAAGAAAAGTCAGCGCTTGAACGAGCCATGGCGATGGTGGTCGATCTCCGAGCCCGGTGTGCCTGGGACCGGGTTCAGACCCGGGAGACGCTCCGCCCCTACCTGATCGAAGAAGTGCACGAGCTCGACTCGGCCATCGGCGAGCGGGACCCCGACGCGATTCGGCGCGAGGTCGGGGATTTCCTGCTCCATCTGGCGTGGCAACTCGTCCTGGCTGAGGAACTCGGAGAATTCACCGCCGAGCAGGTGGGGGCGGATGTCGAAACCAAGATGAAGCGACGGCATCCGCATCTGTTTGACTTGGGGCCAAAGGAACCCTGGGAACTCCTCAAGAAGCGGGAGGGGTCCCGCGGCGTCCTGAAAGGCTTGCCGGCGTCGCTTCCGGACCTGCTGCTCGCCTATCGGCTTGGTGAGCGAGCGGCGGCCATCGGGTTCGACTGGCCCGATACCCGAGGCCCAATCGACAAAGTCCGGGAGGAACTCGCGGAGGTGGAGGAGGCCTTGAGCGCCGGCGACCCGGCGGCCCTGGATCACGAACTCGGCGACCTGTTGTTCTCGGTCGTGAATCTCGCTCGGAAGGCTGGGGTAGTCCCCGGCCCCGCGCTGGACCGCGCCAACACCCGATTCCGCAGCCGGTTCGAGGGCGTCGAGGAGCTGGCCGAGGCGCGCGGACTTGATCCATCGACGGCCGGGCTCGCCGCGCTCGACGAGCTCTGGAATGAGGCCAAGCGGCGCGAGCGAGGCGGCAAATGA
- a CDS encoding DUF2878 domain-containing protein — translation MGLTHPAANVLGQQIGWFACVMGAANGHPFIGAGVGLAIVGLHLRSLPDPEPEIRLLGLAAALGLGIESGLQAAGILSYASPWRAVPWLCPPWIAVLWIQFATTLRFGFRWLRGRPALAAVVGAVGGPLAFRAGEALGAVRFAPDRRLSYLALAVVWGVCFPVLTVAAAKLPKQPTTDRLGQQADQP, via the coding sequence ATGGGGTTGACCCATCCCGCCGCGAACGTTCTGGGCCAGCAGATCGGCTGGTTTGCGTGCGTCATGGGCGCCGCCAACGGCCATCCATTTATCGGGGCCGGCGTTGGGCTGGCGATTGTCGGGCTCCACCTCCGTTCCCTCCCGGACCCGGAACCGGAGATCCGACTCCTTGGCCTGGCCGCCGCCCTCGGACTGGGGATCGAATCCGGCCTGCAGGCCGCCGGCATCCTCAGCTATGCGAGCCCATGGCGCGCGGTACCCTGGCTCTGCCCGCCCTGGATTGCCGTCCTCTGGATTCAATTCGCAACCACGCTGCGTTTCGGCTTTCGGTGGCTTCGAGGTCGGCCTGCCCTCGCGGCCGTTGTTGGGGCCGTGGGCGGACCGCTGGCATTTCGGGCCGGCGAGGCGCTTGGCGCGGTTCGGTTCGCGCCCGATCGGCGGCTGAGCTATTTGGCCCTGGCCGTGGTCTGGGGCGTTTGCTTTCCAGTGCTGACGGTGGCGGCCGCTAAACTACCGAAGCAGCCCACCACCGACCGCCTTGGTCAGCAGGCGGACCAACCCTGA
- a CDS encoding phosphopentomutase yields MSRRAALIVLDGLGIGPAHDQAAYGDAGSNTLGNALAQASQWYPEGFGLPELERLGVGRCGTLAGISGTAAGSAAYGTAQPASPGKDSITGHWELTGVVLDRAFPTFPEGFPAALVMAFSDRTGRGVLANRPASGTAIIETFGSEHLRTGHWIVYTSADSVLQIAAHEGVVPVEELYRACELARTLCTGPWGVSRVIARPFEGGPGHWVRTARRRDFSLPPPGATLLDRLERAGQPRIGIGKVDDLFAGRGIQSTHAATNEAAYRLLEEALRVATAGFIFANVIEFDQTWGHRNDVPGFLQGLRELDQAVPRLLGNVQPDDLIIFTADHGNDPTTPSTDHSRERVPVLIYGPKVRPVGIGERTTLADVGQTIAEFLGVEPLSAGRSFLTEVWSG; encoded by the coding sequence GTGAGCCGCCGGGCGGCGCTGATCGTTCTCGACGGCCTCGGGATCGGACCGGCGCACGATCAAGCCGCGTATGGCGACGCGGGCAGCAATACCTTGGGCAACGCCCTGGCCCAGGCATCGCAATGGTACCCGGAGGGGTTCGGTTTGCCGGAATTGGAGCGGCTGGGAGTCGGTCGCTGCGGCACCTTGGCCGGGATCAGTGGAACCGCGGCGGGTTCGGCGGCCTATGGGACCGCCCAACCAGCGAGCCCGGGCAAGGACAGCATTACGGGCCACTGGGAACTCACGGGCGTGGTGCTCGATCGGGCGTTTCCGACGTTTCCGGAGGGGTTCCCGGCGGCTCTGGTCATGGCCTTTTCGGACCGGACCGGCCGGGGGGTGCTGGCAAACCGGCCGGCGTCAGGTACGGCGATCATCGAGACCTTCGGATCGGAGCACCTCCGGACCGGCCACTGGATCGTCTACACCTCGGCCGATAGCGTGCTGCAGATTGCCGCGCACGAGGGCGTGGTCCCGGTCGAGGAACTGTACCGGGCTTGTGAGTTAGCGCGAACCCTCTGTACCGGGCCCTGGGGCGTGTCGAGGGTCATTGCGAGGCCATTCGAAGGCGGGCCCGGTCATTGGGTTCGGACCGCCCGCCGCCGGGACTTCTCGCTGCCGCCACCCGGGGCCACACTGCTCGATCGGCTGGAACGGGCCGGCCAGCCCCGGATCGGGATTGGGAAGGTCGACGACCTTTTTGCCGGACGGGGCATCCAGAGTACGCACGCTGCGACCAACGAGGCGGCCTATCGGCTGCTGGAGGAGGCCCTGCGGGTGGCAACGGCCGGATTCATCTTCGCCAATGTCATCGAGTTCGATCAGACGTGGGGCCACCGGAACGACGTGCCGGGATTCCTGCAAGGGCTCCGGGAACTCGACCAGGCCGTCCCCAGGCTTCTCGGGAACGTGCAACCGGATGATTTGATTATATTTACGGCCGATCACGGGAACGACCCGACGACCCCATCCACCGACCACTCGCGGGAGCGGGTCCCGGTGTTGATCTACGGCCCGAAAGTCCGGCCGGTCGGGATCGGCGAACGGACGACGCTCGCTGACGTTGGGCAGACGATTGCGGAGTTCCTGGGAGTGGAGCCGCTCTCAGCCGGACGCTCGTTTTTAACGGAGGTGTGGTCTGGCTGA
- the miaB gene encoding tRNA (N6-isopentenyl adenosine(37)-C2)-methylthiotransferase MiaB gives MRRAYIETYGCQMNVADTELMFGVLFAHGYTRVEDPALADVMLVNTCAVRDHAEQRVVGRVGELQRHKRPGSVLGVVGCMAQRLGSTLLDRVPKLDLVIGPDSYRNLAELIHDASVGRRATDTEFRSWEHYEDVPPIRSDGPTAFVTVQRGCDYKCTFCIVPYTRGPERSRSIEDIVHEVRSLVPEGKTEVTLLGQTVNSYRHGAADFADLLRAVGAVEGIRRIRFTSPYPTDFTDRVIEAMATTPAVCEHVHLPVQSGSSAVLKRMLRRYDRDQYLDVVDRLRRAMPTITFSTDIIVGFPGETEEQFQETLSLVETVAFDDAYTFRYSMREGTPAVRLKDPVPDEIASERLARLIALARHQTRRKNLGKVGEFAEVLVEQPAKRGGMLGRTRTNSMVLLDVGPEQIGEYHTVRLTGTTGSTFTGTIHTTQAMAVL, from the coding sequence ATGCGGCGGGCCTACATCGAGACCTATGGCTGCCAAATGAATGTGGCCGACACCGAACTCATGTTCGGGGTTCTATTCGCCCATGGGTATACCCGGGTCGAGGACCCGGCGCTGGCGGATGTGATGCTGGTCAACACCTGTGCGGTCCGGGATCACGCCGAGCAACGGGTCGTCGGTCGGGTGGGGGAACTCCAGCGGCATAAGCGCCCGGGGTCGGTCTTGGGGGTCGTCGGCTGTATGGCGCAGCGGCTCGGCTCGACCTTGCTCGATCGAGTCCCCAAGCTCGATCTCGTGATCGGTCCCGATTCCTATCGAAACCTTGCCGAGTTGATTCACGATGCATCGGTCGGCCGGCGCGCGACGGACACCGAGTTCCGGTCATGGGAACACTACGAGGACGTTCCGCCGATTCGTTCGGATGGCCCGACGGCGTTCGTCACCGTGCAGCGGGGCTGTGACTACAAGTGCACGTTCTGCATCGTGCCCTATACCCGGGGCCCGGAGCGGAGCCGAAGTATCGAGGACATCGTCCACGAGGTCCGGTCTCTCGTGCCCGAGGGCAAAACCGAAGTCACGTTGCTGGGTCAGACCGTCAATTCGTATCGCCACGGGGCTGCTGACTTTGCCGATCTGCTCCGAGCGGTCGGCGCGGTGGAGGGGATCCGGCGGATTCGATTTACGAGCCCGTATCCCACCGATTTCACTGACCGGGTGATCGAGGCCATGGCGACGACACCGGCGGTCTGTGAGCATGTCCACCTGCCGGTCCAAAGCGGATCGAGCGCCGTCCTCAAACGGATGCTTCGCCGCTATGACCGGGACCAGTACCTGGATGTGGTCGATCGGTTGCGGCGGGCGATGCCGACGATCACCTTTTCGACGGACATCATTGTCGGTTTCCCCGGGGAAACCGAGGAGCAGTTCCAGGAGACGCTCTCGCTGGTCGAGACCGTGGCCTTTGACGATGCCTATACCTTCCGATACTCCATGCGAGAGGGCACCCCGGCGGTTCGCCTGAAGGACCCGGTGCCCGACGAGATCGCGTCGGAACGATTGGCCCGGTTGATTGCCTTGGCTCGCCATCAGACGCGGCGAAAGAACCTGGGGAAGGTCGGCGAATTCGCCGAGGTGCTCGTCGAGCAACCCGCCAAGCGGGGAGGCATGCTCGGACGGACCCGGACCAATTCGATGGTCTTGCTCGATGTCGGGCCGGAGCAGATCGGGGAGTACCATACGGTCCGGTTGACCGGTACCACGGGGTCGACGTTCACTGGCACCATTCACACCACGCAGGCGATGGCGGTTCTGTGA
- a CDS encoding asparagine--tRNA ligase, producing the protein MKDTRIDQLSGLADQAVTIRGWVTTTRSSGKIAFVVVRDGSAYVQCVVSKRDVSEEIWNRALTLTLETSVVVTGTVRLDARQEGGAELSVTDLEILGPSVDFPISPKEHGTSFLFEHRHLWLRSRKQVAIAKVRHQVFLGIHDFFNQRGFCHVSTPILTGSIGEEAGNLFSTEYFDLGQAYLAQTGQLYVEAACAALGKVYCFGPTFRAEKSKTRRHLTEFWMVEPEVAFADSAANMRLQEEFVSSLVARALDKCQVELKELERDTAALERVIPPFPRITYTDAVARLNQLGSDLTWGQDLGGDDETLLCKEYDRPIFVMNYPKEVKAFYMKENPADSRTVLGNDCLAPEGYGEIIGGSQREDDPDRLLARIEAQGLDPKAYGWYLDLRRYGTFVHSGFGLGVERTVAWICGVPHIRETIAFPRQIHRLYP; encoded by the coding sequence ATGAAGGACACAAGAATTGATCAATTGTCGGGGCTCGCGGACCAGGCGGTCACGATCCGGGGGTGGGTCACCACCACCCGGTCGAGCGGCAAGATTGCGTTCGTCGTGGTTCGCGATGGCTCCGCCTACGTCCAATGCGTCGTCTCGAAACGGGATGTGTCCGAGGAGATTTGGAACCGGGCGCTGACCCTGACGCTCGAAACCTCGGTCGTGGTCACGGGAACCGTCCGGCTCGACGCCCGCCAAGAAGGCGGCGCCGAGCTGAGCGTGACCGACCTCGAGATTCTCGGGCCGAGCGTCGACTTTCCAATCTCGCCGAAGGAGCACGGCACCTCGTTCTTGTTTGAGCATCGCCACCTCTGGCTCCGAAGCCGGAAGCAAGTTGCCATCGCCAAGGTTCGCCACCAAGTCTTCTTAGGCATCCATGATTTCTTCAACCAGCGGGGCTTCTGCCACGTCAGCACACCGATCCTGACCGGCAGCATCGGCGAAGAGGCGGGCAATCTCTTCTCGACCGAGTACTTCGATCTCGGGCAAGCCTACCTGGCCCAGACGGGCCAGCTGTACGTCGAGGCGGCCTGTGCCGCGCTCGGGAAAGTGTACTGCTTCGGACCGACGTTTCGGGCCGAGAAGTCAAAGACCCGGCGGCATTTGACCGAGTTCTGGATGGTCGAGCCGGAAGTGGCTTTTGCCGATTCCGCCGCCAACATGAGGCTCCAGGAAGAGTTCGTGAGTTCGTTGGTTGCCCGGGCACTCGACAAATGTCAGGTGGAGCTCAAGGAGTTGGAACGGGACACCGCGGCGCTCGAACGGGTCATCCCGCCATTCCCTCGGATTACCTACACCGACGCGGTGGCCCGGCTCAACCAGCTTGGCTCGGACCTCACCTGGGGCCAGGATCTTGGCGGCGATGACGAAACCCTGCTCTGCAAGGAATACGATCGGCCGATCTTCGTGATGAACTATCCGAAGGAAGTGAAGGCCTTTTACATGAAGGAAAACCCCGCCGATTCGAGGACGGTGCTGGGGAACGACTGCTTGGCTCCGGAAGGATATGGGGAGATCATCGGCGGGTCGCAGCGGGAGGATGATCCGGACCGCCTGCTGGCTCGGATCGAGGCCCAGGGGCTCGATCCGAAAGCCTACGGCTGGTACCTCGACCTCCGCCGCTATGGCACCTTCGTACATTCGGGCTTTGGGCTCGGGGTCGAACGGACGGTGGCCTGGATCTGCGGCGTTCCCCATATCCGGGAAACGATCGCGTTCCCCCGCCAGATCCACCGGCTGTACCCCTAA
- a CDS encoding DUF1844 domain-containing protein encodes MMNPHLATLVFGLAQQAEGALAGQLPPGAEKIPGITPRQVAQTLIDTLGMLEKKTQGHLEADEAKLLADALTALRFRFVQSGDST; translated from the coding sequence ATGATGAACCCGCACCTTGCGACGCTGGTGTTCGGTTTGGCGCAACAGGCCGAGGGAGCTCTGGCGGGCCAGTTGCCCCCGGGGGCGGAGAAAATCCCGGGGATCACCCCGCGACAAGTGGCCCAGACTCTGATCGACACGTTAGGCATGCTCGAGAAGAAGACCCAGGGGCACCTCGAGGCTGACGAGGCCAAGCTCCTGGCGGACGCCCTGACGGCGCTTCGGTTTCGCTTCGTCCAAAGCGGCGACTCGACGTGA
- the alr gene encoding alanine racemase, giving the protein MTFLAFSLPALIVPNRDRRGERDVEEQGPWLTVDLAAVVRNARQFASLVGVPIMPMVKANAYGLGAVAVARALESVGPWGFGVATLAEARTLREAGIERPIVAFWPFRPQWIDEYIALGVRPAIGDLESLDAWLDRSPGPFHLEIDTGMGRAGFRWHAADGLAALPVRLRQADGFEGVFTHFASADSSESATILQWSRFETIVASLGSPPPLIHAANSGAGQWRRRFAGTLARPGIFLYGGEAGCLAGASVAQLTAGVVAVRPIRAGDPVSYAASYLAGADAEVATLAIGYADGLHRTLGNTGVVSIGDREWPIAGRVTMDMTMVVAPAGAVRVGDIATLFGGRVGLERQAGRAGTISYELLTAVGSRVVRRYLEG; this is encoded by the coding sequence CTGACTTTTCTTGCATTTAGTCTCCCGGCCCTTATTGTACCCAATCGGGATAGACGCGGGGAGAGGGACGTGGAGGAACAGGGACCTTGGTTAACGGTGGATCTCGCAGCCGTTGTCCGAAATGCGCGACAATTCGCGAGCCTGGTCGGGGTCCCGATCATGCCGATGGTGAAGGCCAACGCCTACGGCCTGGGCGCGGTAGCCGTGGCCCGGGCCCTTGAATCGGTTGGGCCGTGGGGCTTCGGGGTGGCCACGCTCGCCGAGGCCCGGACGCTCCGGGAGGCCGGAATCGAGCGTCCGATCGTGGCGTTCTGGCCGTTTCGGCCCCAGTGGATAGACGAGTACATCGCGCTCGGGGTCCGACCCGCGATCGGCGATCTCGAAAGTCTCGACGCCTGGCTCGATCGTTCGCCGGGGCCCTTTCACCTCGAAATCGACACCGGAATGGGGCGGGCGGGTTTTCGCTGGCACGCCGCCGACGGGCTTGCCGCGTTGCCGGTGCGGCTCCGGCAGGCGGACGGGTTCGAGGGGGTTTTTACGCACTTCGCCTCGGCGGACTCCTCGGAATCGGCGACGATTCTCCAGTGGTCGCGGTTCGAGACGATCGTAGCGTCCCTCGGTTCGCCGCCGCCGCTGATCCATGCCGCCAACAGCGGCGCGGGGCAGTGGCGGCGGCGGTTCGCGGGGACCCTCGCACGGCCGGGCATCTTTCTCTACGGCGGGGAGGCCGGCTGTCTCGCCGGTGCGTCGGTGGCGCAATTGACGGCCGGGGTCGTCGCGGTGCGCCCGATTCGGGCCGGTGACCCGGTCAGCTACGCCGCGAGTTACCTGGCGGGCGCCGACGCCGAAGTCGCGACTCTGGCCATCGGGTACGCCGATGGTCTTCATCGAACGTTAGGCAACACGGGGGTGGTGTCGATCGGCGACCGGGAGTGGCCGATTGCCGGGCGGGTCACGATGGACATGACGATGGTGGTGGCTCCCGCGGGCGCGGTCCGGGTCGGCGACATCGCCACCCTGTTCGGCGGCCGGGTCGGGTTGGAGCGCCAGGCCGGCCGGGCCGGCACGATCAGTTATGAACTACTCACCGCGGTCGGATCCCGGGTGGTCCGCCGATACCTGGAGGGATGA
- a CDS encoding DUF1475 domain-containing protein codes for MKRVLQFIFTLVLLVMLTVTIRASLGENVFTAGGRLWADWWFKATLVDAYSGFAAVFVWIGWRERSGLARATWFVLLMTLGNIAIAAYFLLALKDLEGPGIDGLFTRKAARA; via the coding sequence ATGAAACGAGTACTGCAATTCATCTTTACGCTGGTGTTGTTGGTGATGCTCACCGTCACCATCCGGGCCAGCTTGGGGGAGAACGTCTTCACGGCCGGCGGCCGGCTGTGGGCCGATTGGTGGTTCAAGGCCACCCTGGTCGACGCGTATTCCGGGTTCGCGGCGGTGTTCGTCTGGATTGGTTGGCGAGAACGATCGGGATTGGCCCGGGCCACCTGGTTCGTCCTCCTGATGACCCTCGGAAACATTGCGATTGCCGCCTACTTCCTCCTGGCTCTCAAGGACCTCGAAGGCCCGGGCATCGATGGCCTGTTTACCCGGAAGGCGGCGCGGGCGTGA
- a CDS encoding cytidine deaminase, translating into MVEQAWAVRQRAYAPYSGFQVGAALEATSGQVFVGCNVENASYGLTICAERAAVVQAVSSGIREFLRIVVVTGTEPPAAPCGACRQVLAEFGVDWVVEAVGPSSTKRWRIRDLLPDSFGPESLA; encoded by the coding sequence GTGGTCGAACAGGCCTGGGCGGTCCGGCAACGGGCGTACGCCCCCTACTCGGGATTCCAGGTCGGGGCGGCGCTCGAGGCCACCAGCGGCCAGGTGTTCGTGGGGTGCAATGTCGAGAACGCCTCGTACGGTCTGACGATCTGTGCTGAGCGGGCCGCGGTGGTCCAGGCGGTCAGTTCAGGGATTCGGGAGTTCCTCAGGATCGTGGTGGTGACCGGTACGGAACCGCCGGCGGCTCCCTGTGGTGCCTGTCGGCAGGTGCTGGCTGAGTTCGGGGTGGACTGGGTGGTAGAGGCTGTGGGACCGTCGTCGACCAAACGATGGCGGATACGAGATTTATTGCCCGATTCATTCGGGCCGGAGTCGTTGGCATGA
- a CDS encoding NUDIX domain-containing protein, with amino-acid sequence MTGRGDPRLRSLLDQLTGHRPLDRAEARHREAMLDLCRSPAPFSATQFEPGHFTASALVVSTTAHRVLLIQHPTLDRWLQPGGHIDPEDATVLDAATREVREETGCEPEFDPTVVDLDVHRIPARVNRAAHDHHDVRFIARVGGMPPIASGEGIGGEWCDLAVALRRATDSGLVRLLTKAVGGGLLR; translated from the coding sequence ATGACTGGTCGGGGAGACCCTCGGCTTCGGAGCCTGCTCGATCAGCTCACCGGCCATCGGCCCCTCGACCGGGCCGAGGCCCGTCACCGCGAAGCAATGCTCGATCTTTGCCGGTCGCCGGCCCCGTTTTCCGCGACGCAATTCGAGCCGGGGCACTTCACCGCCAGCGCCCTGGTGGTTTCAACCACAGCGCACCGGGTGCTGCTGATTCAGCATCCGACGCTTGACCGGTGGCTCCAACCCGGGGGCCATATTGACCCGGAAGATGCGACCGTGCTCGACGCCGCGACTCGGGAGGTTCGAGAGGAAACCGGGTGTGAGCCCGAGTTCGACCCGACGGTCGTCGATCTGGATGTCCATCGGATTCCGGCCCGGGTTAATCGGGCGGCGCATGATCACCACGACGTGCGATTCATTGCCCGGGTAGGAGGGATGCCACCGATCGCGAGCGGGGAGGGCATCGGGGGCGAATGGTGCGACTTGGCGGTGGCGCTCCGGCGGGCCACCGACTCAGGGTTGGTCCGCCTGCTGACCAAGGCGGTCGGTGGTGGGCTGCTTCGGTAG